The genomic region AGGATCGCCTTCTCGGGGGTCGCGACGAGCACGCTTCTGCCTGACAGTTGCACCGGCCGATAGCCGAAGAACAGCTCCCGCTTCACGTTGCGGTACGAGAACTCGCCGATGTCGTTGTGAAACCGCTGCGGCGGACGCGAGGTCACGCTGGTGAACACCGGGACGCTCTCCGGGATGAGGCCGTGGAAGGACAAGGCCCATTCGCAGCTCAAGTACGACGGCCGGTACAGCGCGTTCGCCAGCGCGGCGGGCTGAATGGGAACGCGACGGTAGCGCGGCGCGAGCGCGTACATGCCGCGTCGCAAGGGCACGACCCGACCGGACTTCGCGAGGCGGAAGAGCTGGTTGGAGATCGATTGCCGCCGCTCGTCCGAGAGCTGGACCAGGGTCGCCAGATCGAACCACTCCAGACCGCCGACCAGCGACACCAGGGAATCGAAGTTCATATGAGTTAATCTACATGATTGTAGATTATTGTAAATGAACTAGTGCTCGTCGGCTGTCCCCGGCCTACAGCTTCCCGGCCTTGTGGCGGGCGCGGAGCTTCTCGATCATGTCCTTGGTCATCTCGACCAGCCCGTAGCTCGGCTTCCAGCCCCACTCCTCGCGCGCGCAGCTGTCGTCCACGGAGCGCGGCCAGGAGTCGGCGATCGCCTGCCGGAAGTCGGGCTTGTACACGACCTCGAGGTTCGGGATGTGCTTTTTGATCTCGGCCGCGAGCTCGCCCGCGGAGAAGCTCATCGCGCCGAGGTTGAAGTCCGAGTGGTGTTTCAGCTTCTCGAACGGCGCCTCCATGAGGTCCATCGTGCCCTTCAGGCAGTCCGGCATGTACATCATCGGCAGGCGCGTGCGCTCCTCGACGAAGCACTCGTACTTCGCCTGCTTCACGGCCTCGTAGTAGATCGCCACGGCGTAGTCGGTCGTGCCGCCGCCGGGGGGCGTCTCGGAGCTGATGATCCCGGGGTAGCGCACGCCGCGGACGTCGAGGCCCCACTTCCGCACGTAGTAGTCGCAAACGAGCTCGCCGCACACCTTGGTGACGCCGTACATCGTCGTGGGCCGGAGCACCGTGTCGTTGGGCGTGTTTTCGAGCGGCGTGCCCGGGCCGAACGCCGCGATGGACGACGGGATGAACACCTGCGCCATCTTGTGGTCGCGGGCGACGTTCAGCACGTTGATGGTGCCGTTCATGTTCACGTCCCAGCACTTTTCGGGGTTCTTCTCGCCCACGGCGGACAGGAGCGCCGCCATGTGGACGATGGTGTCGATGTCGTGCTTCTTGACGATCTCCTCGACGGAGGCGCGATCCGAGACGTTGATGAAGTAGAACGGCCCAGAGTCGCGCAGCTCGGGCGCGGGCGGCGTCTTGCGGCCGGTGGCGACGACCTTGTCGGCGCCGTACTTCTTGCGCAGCTCGAGCGTGAGCTCGGAACCGATCTGCCCGACCGATCCGGTCACCAGGATGTTCTTGATCGCTTTGCTCATTTTCCACCTGTTCCTGTGTTGGCGCGGCTTTGGGCCGCGGCCGGCGGAGGTAAGCTACACCTTGCCGGATTCTGCGACAACTGCTAGCTTTCCGCCCCGGAGAAAGCGCGAAACAACACCCGATAAAGGGTCGTGGAGGTGCCGGAATGTTCGACAAGTACAAGAGTGAATTTCTATCGGAGCTCAAGGGCATCAAAGAGGCGGGGACCTGGAAGGCTGAGCGCGTGATCGAGTCGCCGCAGACCGCTGCGATCAAGGTCGGCAACGGTGAGGTCATCAACTTCTGCGCCAACAACTACCTCGGCCTCGCGGACAACAAGGAGATCATCGCGGCCGCGAAGAAGGCGCTCGACGAGCGCGGCTTCGGCATGGCGTCCGTCCGCTTCATCTGCGGCACGCAGGATCTGCACAAGCAGCTCGAGGCCGTCATCGCGAAGTTCATGGGCACCGACGACACGATCCTCTACTCCTCGTGCTTCGACGCCAACGGCGGCCTGTTCGAGATCATCGTGCAGGACAAGGACGCGATCATCTCGGACGAGCTGAACCACGCGTCGATCATCGACGGCGTCCGGCTCTGCAAGGCGGAGCGGTTCCGCTACAAGAACTCCAACATGGAGGAGCTCGAGGATATCCTGAAGAAGACCCAGGACAAGCGGCGCCGCCTGATCGCGACCGACGGCGTGTTCTCCATGGACGGCTACCTCGTCAAGCTCGACAAGATCTGCGACCTCGCCGAGAAGTACAACGCGATGGTGATGGTCGACGACTCCCACGCCACCGGCTACATCGGCAAGACCGGCCGCGGCACGCCCGAGCACTGCGGCGTCATGGGGCGGGTCGACGTCATCACCTCCACGCTCGGCAAGGCGCTCGGCGGCGGCTCCGGCGGCTACACGACCGGGCGCAAGGAGATCATCGACCTCCTGCGCCAGCGCTCGCGGCCGTACCTCTTCTCGAACTCGCTCACGCCGTCCCTCACGGCGGCGGCGATCACGACGTTCGGGATGCTCTCCGCGACGACCAAGTACCGCGACAAGCTGATGGACAACACGAAGTACTTCCGCGAGAAGCTCGAGAAGCTGGGCTTCGACGTGCTCAAGGGCGAGACCGCGATCGTGCCGGTCATGCTCTACGACGCCGCGCTCGCGACCCGCTTCGCCGACGAGATGCTGAAGGAAGGCATCTACGTCATCGGCTTCTCCTACCCGGTGGTGCCGAAGGACAAGGCCCGCATCCGCACGCAGATCTCCGCGGCGCACGAGACGCACCACCTCGACAAGGCCATCCAGGCGTTCGAGGCCGTCGGCAAGCGCCTCGGCGTCCTGAAGTAGGCCCGAAGGGCCCGAACCCTCGTCAGTTCAACCGGAAATCAGTAGTCCGCGCAGGGGTGCTCGGCGTCCAGGATCGCCTGGATCGCCGAAGACGCCGACGAGATCTGGCCGGGCTGGAAGTAGGTCATCGTCATCGTGTCCGCGTCGACGACCATCGTGAACGGGTAGCCGCCGTCGATGAGCGTCTGCGACGCGAAGTCGCTGTAGATGATGTCGTCCGTGTCCGCCCAGACGAGCACGTTCGTGAGGTCGTGCGCCGCGGCCCACGACGCCGCCTCCGCCGCGTCGCCCGGCCCGTCGGACTTGCTCAGGGTGTTGATGATCGCGAGCCCCGGACGCGCCGCCAAGAATGCTTCAAGAAGCCCCGCTTCTTGTTGGCAGGTGGGTCACGTGTCGAAGGCGTTGGCGAACGCGATCGCGACGACCGACGTGTCCTCGAACACCTCGGCCAGCTCGTGGGGATTCCCGTCGCCGTCGACGAACCCCGTCATGTTCTCGAGGACGTCGCCCACGCTCGTGCCGTACGGGCTCGCCGGGTACCCGGACCTGTAGTCCGCGCACTCGTCCGCGTCCGAATCCGAGTCCGAATCAGAGTCAGAGTCCGAATCCGAATCCGAGTCCGAATCGCCCCCCGCCCGGCCGTCATCGCTGCACGCCACCTGACCGACCGGCCAGACGGCGAGCAGACCCAGGCAAACGAGCGCGCGCCAGAACTCTCGCTTCATGGTGTCCGTCCTTTCTCTTTGATCCATTTCCACATTCTATTGGCGCGCGGGCTCGGCGTCGAGGTTCAAATCCTCTATTCGGCGGGGCCCCCGCGAGCCTTGACGCACCTCCGGGCGGGCGATATGACGAGACCATACGAGTCCAACGCCCCCGGCGGCAGAACCGTCCGGTGAGCTAAAAAAGGAGCCCCGAGCCATGGCAAAGAAGATCGCGATCAACGGGTACGGCCGCATCGGACGCTGCGTCCATCGAATCCTCGCCGGGCAGGCGAAGCCCGAGCTCGACATCGTCGCCATCAACGACATCACGAGCCCGTCGGTGCTCGCGCACCTCCTCAAGTACGACTCGGTCCACCGCCGCTTCAACGGCACGGCCGAGGCGCGCGAGAAGAGCATCGTCGTGAACGGCAAGGAGATCCCGATCTTCGCGGAGATGGATCCGACCAAGCTGCCGTGGAAGGATCTCGGCGTCGAGCTCGTCATGGAGAGCACCGGGAAGTTCACCGACAAGGCGGGCGCCGGCAAGCACCTCCAGGCCGGGGCGAAGCGCGTGATCATCAGCGCGCCGGGCAAGGAGGTCGACGGCACGTTCGTCTGCGGCGTGAACCACAAGTCCTACGATCCCAAGAAGCACACCGTGGTCTCCAACGCCTCCTGCACGACGAACTGCCTCGCGCCCATGTGCAAGGTGATCAACGAGAGCTTCGGCATCGTCGACGCGCAGATGACCACCATCCACTCCTACACCAACGACCAGCGGATCCTCGACCAGCCGCACAAGGATCTGCGCCGCACCCG from Pseudomonadota bacterium harbors:
- a CDS encoding NAD-dependent epimerase/dehydratase family protein, with the protein product MSKAIKNILVTGSVGQIGSELTLELRKKYGADKVVATGRKTPPAPELRDSGPFYFINVSDRASVEEIVKKHDIDTIVHMAALLSAVGEKNPEKCWDVNMNGTINVLNVARDHKMAQVFIPSSIAAFGPGTPLENTPNDTVLRPTTMYGVTKVCGELVCDYYVRKWGLDVRGVRYPGIISSETPPGGGTTDYAVAIYYEAVKQAKYECFVEERTRLPMMYMPDCLKGTMDLMEAPFEKLKHHSDFNLGAMSFSAGELAAEIKKHIPNLEVVYKPDFRQAIADSWPRSVDDSCAREEWGWKPSYGLVEMTKDMIEKLRARHKAGKL
- the gap gene encoding type I glyceraldehyde-3-phosphate dehydrogenase, yielding MAKKIAINGYGRIGRCVHRILAGQAKPELDIVAINDITSPSVLAHLLKYDSVHRRFNGTAEAREKSIVVNGKEIPIFAEMDPTKLPWKDLGVELVMESTGKFTDKAGAGKHLQAGAKRVIISAPGKEVDGTFVCGVNHKSYDPKKHTVVSNASCTTNCLAPMCKVINESFGIVDAQMTTIHSYTNDQRILDQPHKDLRRTRAAAVSMIPTTTGAARAVGLVLPELKGKIDGLSIRVPTFDVSLVELTANVSKKTTADEINAALKAAANGELAGIMEYVEEELVSIDFLGDPHSCIIDSKMTLAINGTSIKVFGWYDNEWGYSNRMIDLAAHMLRS
- a CDS encoding glycine C-acetyltransferase: MFDKYKSEFLSELKGIKEAGTWKAERVIESPQTAAIKVGNGEVINFCANNYLGLADNKEIIAAAKKALDERGFGMASVRFICGTQDLHKQLEAVIAKFMGTDDTILYSSCFDANGGLFEIIVQDKDAIISDELNHASIIDGVRLCKAERFRYKNSNMEELEDILKKTQDKRRRLIATDGVFSMDGYLVKLDKICDLAEKYNAMVMVDDSHATGYIGKTGRGTPEHCGVMGRVDVITSTLGKALGGGSGGYTTGRKEIIDLLRQRSRPYLFSNSLTPSLTAAAITTFGMLSATTKYRDKLMDNTKYFREKLEKLGFDVLKGETAIVPVMLYDAALATRFADEMLKEGIYVIGFSYPVVPKDKARIRTQISAAHETHHLDKAIQAFEAVGKRLGVLK